The Flavobacteriaceae bacterium 3519-10 genome includes a window with the following:
- a CDS encoding Na+/H+ antiporter NhaA type, with protein sequence MLITDYFKKFLHSSQSSGILLICCVAVSLLIANSALAEGFQNILNKEIGTDVFGLNYPVSIWINDGLMVVFFLLVGLEIKREIVEGELSSFKSASLPIVAALGGMIVPALIYIFFNQDSEYAKGWAIPMATDIAFSLAILSMLGKGVPLSLKIFLAALAIVDDLGAIVVIAMFYTDQIHWNYLALSGAMVAFLVVLNFLKFKKHIFYIIPGLFLWYFMHHSGIHATIAGVLMAFTIPTNISTTEISPLEKMEQKLHLPVNFLVMPLFALANTNITFKEGMVEGLFSSLGYGIVLGLVIGKLVGINLFSWIFIKLKISSLPDQSTWPQMLGTGLLAGIGFTMSIFIALLSFKGHAEIQDEAKFAVLIASVFSGVTGFLILKYLGKKESKPAAANV encoded by the coding sequence ATGCTCATCACCGATTATTTCAAAAAATTCCTGCACAGTTCGCAGTCGTCCGGGATATTACTTATCTGCTGTGTCGCGGTCTCACTTCTGATCGCAAATTCCGCGCTCGCTGAAGGTTTCCAGAATATCCTCAATAAAGAAATCGGAACTGATGTTTTCGGCTTGAATTATCCCGTGAGCATCTGGATTAACGACGGTTTGATGGTAGTTTTCTTCCTACTCGTAGGCCTTGAAATCAAACGGGAAATCGTGGAAGGCGAACTCTCAAGTTTTAAAAGCGCATCGCTGCCCATTGTGGCGGCGCTCGGCGGAATGATTGTTCCGGCGCTGATCTATATATTTTTTAACCAGGATTCCGAATACGCCAAAGGCTGGGCGATCCCGATGGCGACGGACATTGCATTCTCGCTGGCAATACTTTCGATGCTGGGCAAAGGCGTGCCGCTATCATTAAAAATCTTCCTCGCTGCACTTGCGATTGTTGATGATTTAGGCGCAATCGTGGTGATCGCGATGTTCTACACCGATCAGATTCACTGGAACTATCTTGCACTCAGTGGTGCAATGGTGGCGTTCTTAGTGGTTTTAAACTTTCTGAAGTTCAAAAAGCATATTTTCTATATCATTCCCGGGCTGTTTCTGTGGTACTTCATGCATCACTCTGGTATTCATGCTACAATTGCCGGTGTTTTAATGGCTTTTACGATACCCACAAATATTTCCACCACGGAGATTTCGCCTTTAGAGAAGATGGAACAGAAACTTCACCTGCCTGTAAACTTCCTGGTGATGCCACTTTTTGCGCTTGCAAACACCAATATTACATTTAAAGAAGGAATGGTTGAGGGGCTTTTCAGTTCGCTCGGCTATGGAATTGTTTTAGGACTTGTGATCGGAAAGCTTGTAGGAATTAATCTGTTCTCATGGATTTTTATCAAACTGAAAATCAGCAGTCTGCCGGATCAGAGTACATGGCCACAAATGCTGGGAACCGGCTTGTTGGCGGGAATCGGCTTCACGATGTCGATCTTTATCGCGCTGCTTTCATTTAAAGGTCATGCAGAAATTCAGGACGAAGCAAAATTCGCGGTTTTAATAGCTTCGGTATTTTCAGGAGTTACCGGATTTTTAATTCTTAAATACTTAGGTAAAAAAGAAAGCAAACCAGCTGCGGCGAACGTTTAA
- a CDS encoding Ribonuclease BN, with amino-acid sequence MTCKYRLMGIKTPKFLLKIHTYLDDLHIPFLGISLWKMFEIYGQGVFKMQIGRSAASISWSFFLSLFPFILFLLSLLPYLPHYDKLQFYIFEVLMLNVFPAHIQQEVSGYINSFIIPNMQNISTLTIVFAMVFAVNGTHSLINGFNLNTNLQRGAVKEYFVAFGITIAFIFLIIASLFGVYYSEVVLKLFTPEINISWLVRNMTKIIGFISFPVFYLILLALFYWVGCLKITSFKQALPGAVLTTLLFIVLTYFFAIYVRNFATYNVLYGSIGTIILVMIWVNLNIILILLGNELNIAIKKVRVEKMIADEINAGTLELNPEIISALEDTDESHTVKV; translated from the coding sequence TTGACCTGCAAATATAGATTAATGGGCATTAAAACTCCTAAATTCCTCCTCAAAATCCACACTTATCTCGACGATCTGCATATTCCGTTCCTTGGGATTTCGCTGTGGAAAATGTTCGAAATCTATGGACAAGGCGTCTTCAAAATGCAGATCGGGCGAAGCGCGGCAAGCATTTCGTGGAGTTTCTTTCTGAGTCTTTTTCCGTTTATACTCTTCCTGCTTTCGCTGTTGCCATACCTGCCACATTACGACAAACTGCAGTTTTATATTTTCGAAGTGCTGATGCTTAATGTTTTCCCGGCGCACATTCAGCAGGAAGTGAGCGGATATATTAATTCGTTTATCATTCCGAACATGCAGAACATCAGCACCTTAACGATCGTTTTTGCGATGGTTTTTGCGGTGAACGGAACGCACTCACTGATCAATGGTTTTAACCTGAACACCAACTTACAGCGTGGCGCAGTGAAGGAATATTTCGTAGCGTTTGGAATTACGATCGCCTTTATCTTCCTGATTATCGCATCGCTTTTCGGGGTTTATTACAGCGAAGTGGTGCTTAAACTTTTCACACCGGAAATAAATATATCGTGGCTGGTGCGGAATATGACTAAAATTATCGGTTTTATTTCGTTTCCGGTTTTCTATTTAATCCTGTTGGCGCTTTTTTATTGGGTAGGCTGCCTGAAAATAACGTCTTTCAAGCAGGCACTTCCGGGTGCGGTTCTTACGACGCTGCTTTTTATCGTTTTAACCTACTTTTTCGCCATTTATGTGCGGAATTTTGCGACTTACAACGTACTTTACGGGTCGATAGGTACAATTATCCTGGTGATGATTTGGGTAAATCTCAACATTATACTTATTCTGCTCGGAAATGAACTGAATATCGCCATCAAAAAAGTGCGTGTTGAAAAAATGATCGCCGACGAAATTAATGCAGGCACGCTCGAGCTCAATCCTGAGATTATTTCTGCGCTCGAAGATACCGACGAAAGCCATACCGTAAAGGTTTAA
- a CDS encoding SpoT methyltransferase superfamily protein, whose protein sequence is MRINLVCIGKTDDKEISNLVKYYQNRLPKHWNFEITEIADVKNAKNLTPELLKKEEAKLFLAQTENSDFVVLLDENGTQFSSRGFATKIEGWMNSSVKKVSFFIGGAYGFSEEIYSRANTKMSLSKMTFTHQMIRLFFVEQLYRADQILQGKPYHND, encoded by the coding sequence ATGAGAATCAATTTGGTGTGTATTGGGAAAACCGACGATAAAGAAATCTCCAATCTGGTGAAATACTACCAAAACCGGCTTCCAAAACACTGGAACTTCGAAATCACCGAAATCGCTGACGTGAAAAACGCGAAAAACCTTACACCCGAACTTTTAAAGAAAGAAGAAGCTAAACTTTTTCTGGCCCAAACCGAAAATTCGGATTTTGTAGTTCTTCTCGATGAAAACGGCACACAGTTCAGCAGCCGGGGGTTTGCGACGAAAATTGAAGGTTGGATGAACTCATCCGTAAAAAAAGTTTCGTTCTTCATCGGCGGTGCCTATGGTTTTTCGGAGGAAATTTACAGCCGTGCAAACACCAAAATGTCACTCTCCAAAATGACTTTCACACACCAGATGATCCGCCTTTTCTTTGTGGAACAGCTCTACCGTGCGGACCAGATCCTGCAGGGGAAGCCTTATCATAATGATTAG